The genomic window AAACAAGGCTATTGATGAAGCGCTAAGCAAAGACGACAATGCCGCAGAAGTTCAAGAAGTTGTTAAAGCCTGTCAGCAAGGTATGACGCTCGTAGGTGAACGCTATGATTCGGGCGAGTACTTTATCGGGGACTTGGTCTTTGCAGGGGAAGTGTTGCAAAACGTCATGGACAAGCTCAA from Dehalobacter sp. includes these protein-coding regions:
- a CDS encoding B12-binding domain-containing protein, with protein sequence MVDLKVLTQAMSDLDEDVLNKAIDEALSKDDNAAEVQEVVKACQQGMTLVGERYDSGEYFIGDLVFAGEVLQNVMDKL